CGAGGCTCGCCGAGGCGATCGAGACTCCACCCGGCCCGGCGCAGGATACGCTCCATTCGCAGATCAGTGACGGTCGCGATCGCCTGAAGGTCGTTTTGCTGACCCCATTCAATCATCGCCGCAAACAGCAGGAACGTTGCTTCCCTCAAGCCATTCTCGGCTGTGGCCGCCACATTCTGTGTATCGACGCAGAAACGTGAGCTTTCCCAAATTCTGGGGTTTGTTGGCGCAGCCCGGCCGTCCAACAAGACCGGAAACGTATCCGCCAGCATATTGCGCCCGGTGGTCGGCAGCAGGCGGACACAACCGACAACGTCCCGCCTATCAATACCCAACAGATAGGTCGGCGACAGCACGTCGTATTGATCGACCTCAAGTCCATCCGACACCGAAACTTCCCATTCCAACCGGTCTTGAAAGACGCGCCGTCGCAGACCGTGCATCCCGAGCGCCAGTGCGGAATTCCTCAAAAGCGCAGGACGCGTGAGTGCGATGACATTCATTCTTGATCTCCAGCTGCGAATCACAGGTTCGAGATCCACGAAATCAGGAGCGGTCACCGCTTGAAGCTGTCAGTTTCGACAGGGGTGTGGGGAACACCGGCCTGCCCCAAAGCCGCCGTAAGGTCGCCGTAGACGGCGCACACGCAGGGCGCGAGTTTCGACGTAGTCGCGTCCTGTCGCGTTAGAATAGATATAAACTTGATTGAGAGGCGCCATGAAAGATGTCCAAAGGGCCTGCCATGAATTTGTCGATTGTCTTCACACGGCGCGCACCGAAGATGATTTCCGTCGCGTGGCGGAGCGGACCGCGCATGCATTGGGATTCCGGTGGTTTGCTTATTTCGGGCGCCGTTCGGATGCCCCCAATCTGATCTCGTCCTATCCGAAAAGTTGGACCGATCACTACTTCGATGAACAATACGATGAGATCGATCCTGTTCTGCAGAAGCCCCTCACCCCATGCCGGGTGTTTCAATGGGACGGACGAGCTGCGCGATCTGCGAAATCCGCCCGAGAACGCCGTCTGTTTGACGATGCGCTCAGTTTCAAGATCAGGACAGGTTTGACGGTTCGGATTCCCGGCGGCAACGGACAATCCGCAGCGTTTACGCTGGCGGTAGATGACCGGAGCCTTGGACTCGACCGTTTTGTTGAGACCTCCCAGGATCTCTTGCAAATGATCGGCCTTACCTACCATGCGCATGTGAGCGCCAGGATGGGACGAGCCTCGTTGAACGATCAGACGGGCACCGCGCTGACGCAGCGGGAACGGCAGTGCCTTGCATGGATATCTCAGGGTAAAACGATGCAAGACATTGCATCACTTCTCGACGTCACACCGCGGGGTGTGAAGTTCCATCTCGACAACGCGCGGCGAAATCTTGCCGCATTGTCCCTTCCCCACGCCGTTGCGCTTGCGATTCGTCAGGGGTTATTGCCGTAAGCTATGCGTGGGTCTGGGTCATTGGCCGATCTCCGGCGCCTGCATCAATTTGGCCCACAGGATGTGCCGCTCACCGTTGTTGCGCATGCCCCCATTATCTGTGTTTGCGGGTTCGTCGAGAGAGCAATTGGGCGTCCCCCCTCGGGGGCCGGGCTGGCGGCTGCGCTGAAGCCCCGCATGCGGGTCTTCCCCCTCGCGGGCGGCCATCCCTGACGCGAGCGGTTGCTTGACCCA
The Bradyrhizobium sp. PSBB068 DNA segment above includes these coding regions:
- a CDS encoding GNAT family N-acetyltransferase, whose product is MNVIALTRPALLRNSALALGMHGLRRRVFQDRLEWEVSVSDGLEVDQYDVLSPTYLLGIDRRDVVGCVRLLPTTGRNMLADTFPVLLDGRAAPTNPRIWESSRFCVDTQNVAATAENGLREATFLLFAAMIEWGQQNDLQAIATVTDLRMERILRRAGWSLDRLGEPRQIGATKAVAGLLPVTDDALAAIRTAGNISKPVIETPASFAFAA
- a CDS encoding autoinducer binding domain-containing protein, producing MKDVQRACHEFVDCLHTARTEDDFRRVAERTAHALGFRWFAYFGRRSDAPNLISSYPKSWTDHYFDEQYDEIDPVLQKPLTPCRVFQWDGRAARSAKSARERRLFDDALSFKIRTGLTVRIPGGNGQSAAFTLAVDDRSLGLDRFVETSQDLLQMIGLTYHAHVSARMGRASLNDQTGTALTQRERQCLAWISQGKTMQDIASLLDVTPRGVKFHLDNARRNLAALSLPHAVALAIRQGLLP